Proteins found in one Mesorhizobium sp. CAU 1732 genomic segment:
- a CDS encoding MucR family transcriptional regulator translates to MDMTETPAKNDDMLIELTADVVAAYVSNNPVPAGELPNLIADVHAALGRVGGAPEQAPADKQKPAVNPKKSVHEDYIICLEDGKKFKSLKRHLMTHYGLTPDQYREKWGLDASYPMVAPNYAAARSQLAKKMGLGRKRKVVR, encoded by the coding sequence ATGGACATGACTGAAACTCCCGCTAAAAATGACGATATGCTGATAGAGCTGACCGCAGATGTGGTCGCAGCTTATGTCAGCAACAATCCCGTTCCTGCTGGTGAACTACCAAATCTGATCGCAGATGTGCATGCTGCGCTCGGCCGCGTTGGTGGTGCTCCCGAGCAGGCACCGGCCGACAAGCAGAAGCCTGCGGTGAACCCGAAGAAGTCGGTTCACGAGGACTATATCATCTGCCTCGAGGACGGCAAAAAGTTCAAGTCGCTGAAGCGCCACCTGATGACGCATTACGGCCTGACGCCTGATCAGTATCGCGAGAAGTGGGGCCTCGATGCGAGCTATCCCATGGTCGCTCCGAACTACGCGGCTGCGCGCTCGCAGCTTGCGAAGAAGATGGGCCTGGGCCGAAAGCGCAAAGTGGTCCGGTAG
- a CDS encoding L,D-transpeptidase, with amino-acid sequence MSRRALLTAASASAAAMALAGCTTTPRRDAPAVMPPPITMAPEFGPAVAMYAALQDGGHSVPAIPIEKIDRRYHRQVVPDPTGEAPGTVVVDTGNHFLYLVLPRGEAVRYGVGLGRAGFEWAGRAQIEWKQHWPRWFPPEEMIARQPELEKYRAIQIRGTNEWEGGMPAGINNPLGARGLYIYQDGKDTLYRLHGSPEWWSIGKSVSSGCVRMMNQDVIDLYDRVAEKSPIVVTSGLRVS; translated from the coding sequence ATGTCCCGTCGTGCGCTCCTCACGGCGGCCTCTGCCTCGGCAGCGGCCATGGCCCTCGCGGGCTGCACCACAACGCCGCGTCGCGATGCTCCGGCCGTCATGCCGCCGCCAATCACCATGGCGCCGGAATTCGGTCCCGCAGTGGCGATGTACGCAGCCCTGCAGGATGGCGGCCATTCCGTTCCGGCCATCCCGATCGAAAAGATCGATCGCCGCTATCACAGGCAGGTCGTTCCCGATCCGACAGGCGAAGCGCCGGGCACCGTGGTCGTCGATACCGGCAACCATTTCCTCTATCTCGTGCTGCCGCGTGGAGAAGCCGTCCGCTACGGCGTCGGTCTCGGCCGCGCCGGGTTCGAATGGGCAGGACGCGCGCAGATCGAGTGGAAGCAGCATTGGCCGCGCTGGTTCCCGCCGGAAGAGATGATCGCGCGCCAGCCGGAACTCGAAAAGTACCGCGCCATCCAGATCCGCGGCACCAACGAGTGGGAAGGCGGCATGCCGGCCGGCATCAACAATCCGCTCGGCGCGCGCGGGCTCTACATCTACCAGGACGGCAAGGACACGCTCTACCGCCTGCACGGATCGCCGGAGTGGTGGTCGATCGGCAAGTCGGTCTCGTCGGGCTGCGTTCGCATGATGAACCAGGACGTGATCGACCTCTACGACCGCGTCGCCGAAAAGTCGCCGATCGTCGTCACCTCAGGCCTCAGGGTATCCTGA
- a CDS encoding cytochrome c codes for MAILRKLLVSAAVVAAVGGVALWFLSAPDRLDAEAVGGLGDGDATRGEQVFWAGGCASCHAAPGATEDARLSLGGGLRLETGFGTFVAPNISQDPQDGIGMWTAEDLANAMMRGVSPGGSHYYPAFPYTSYARMQPADIADLSAFMKTLPAVAGTAPGHELSFPFNMRRSLGLWKLLYLNDAPAVALGNPSDQVARGQYLVEGPGHCGECHTPRDLIGGLELAQWMAGAAAAEGDGNVPNITPSDDGLGDWSDIDIVTLLETGFTPDYDSVGGSMASVVRNMAELPASDREAIAAYLKAIPPHPNGY; via the coding sequence ATGGCCATACTTCGCAAACTGCTCGTATCGGCAGCCGTGGTCGCGGCAGTCGGCGGCGTTGCGCTGTGGTTCCTGTCCGCGCCGGATCGGCTCGATGCCGAAGCCGTGGGTGGCCTCGGGGATGGCGATGCCACGCGCGGCGAACAGGTGTTCTGGGCGGGCGGCTGCGCGTCGTGCCATGCCGCGCCGGGAGCGACGGAGGATGCGCGGCTGTCGCTCGGCGGCGGCCTGCGCCTCGAAACCGGGTTCGGGACATTCGTTGCTCCGAACATCTCGCAGGACCCGCAGGACGGGATCGGCATGTGGACGGCCGAGGATCTGGCAAATGCCATGATGCGCGGCGTCTCGCCCGGCGGCAGCCACTACTATCCCGCGTTTCCCTATACGTCCTATGCCAGGATGCAGCCTGCCGACATCGCGGACCTCTCGGCCTTCATGAAGACGCTTCCCGCGGTCGCGGGCACGGCACCCGGCCACGAGCTGAGCTTCCCGTTCAACATGCGCCGGTCGCTCGGGCTGTGGAAGCTGCTTTACCTGAATGACGCGCCGGCAGTCGCGCTCGGCAATCCGAGCGATCAGGTCGCGCGCGGGCAATATCTCGTCGAGGGCCCCGGCCATTGCGGCGAGTGCCATACGCCACGCGATCTCATTGGCGGCCTCGAGCTTGCCCAATGGATGGCCGGCGCCGCCGCTGCCGAAGGCGACGGGAACGTGCCCAACATCACCCCGTCGGACGACGGATTGGGCGACTGGTCGGACATCGACATCGTCACTTTGCTGGAGACCGGCTTCACGCCGGACTACGATTCAGTCGGCGGCTCGATGGCGTCCGTCGTGCGCAACATGGCGGAACTGCCCGCATCCGACCGCGAAGCAATCGCGGCCTACCTGAAGGCAATTCCGCCACATCCCAACGGCTACTGA
- a CDS encoding S9 family peptidase, with product MSRTSTFPALSAPTTDRRPHVDVNHGIERTDDYAWLRADNWQDMFKDPALLDPAIRSHLEAENTYQQALMADTAALQKTLFAEMKGRIKEDDSSVPMKDGDFAYGMSYRVGGEQPRFIRTPRDGGDEDMLLDGDKEAEGTAYFRIGSVDHSADHKRLLWGYDDKGSEFYTLMVRDIASGNDLEDRVSDTGGSGEWDASGKGFFYTRLDANHRPSKTFHHTIGQPVSQDRLVYEETDPGFFTSIGGTRLNDWIMIAINDHETTEYRVIPADRPDAQPVLVKAREEGIQYDLEEGGDVFFILTNSGGAKDFRIMTAPVADPREENWQELVPHEPGRLILSIIGFRDFLVRLERKDGLPRIVVRERASGDEHVVAFEEEAYSLGLAGSYEYDTDIIRFSYSSMTTPAQVYDYDMRTRERVLLKTQEVPSGHDADAYVTRRLMAPAPDGELVPISILYRADTPLDGTAPCLLYGYGSYGIAIPASFNTNCLSLVDRGFIYAIAHVRGGKDKGYAWYDAGKRQHKANTFTDFIAAGRHLVAEGMTSHDRIVAQGGSAGGMLMGAVANMAPADFGGIIAEVPFVDVLATMLDATLPLTPPEWPEWGNPLASEADYKIIASYSPYDNVTAQAYPPILAVAGLTDPRVTYWEPAKWVARLRERKTDDNPVLFRINLEAGHAGASGRFSRLEEIAYGYAFALKVTGRDAVAQ from the coding sequence ATGTCCAGAACCAGCACATTTCCCGCTTTGTCCGCCCCCACGACGGATCGCAGGCCGCATGTCGACGTCAACCACGGCATCGAGCGGACGGACGACTACGCCTGGCTGCGCGCGGACAACTGGCAGGACATGTTCAAGGATCCCGCGTTGCTCGACCCGGCGATCCGGTCTCATCTCGAAGCCGAGAACACCTATCAGCAGGCATTGATGGCCGATACGGCTGCGCTGCAGAAGACGTTGTTCGCCGAGATGAAGGGCCGGATCAAGGAGGACGATTCCAGCGTTCCCATGAAAGACGGCGATTTCGCCTATGGCATGTCGTACCGGGTCGGCGGCGAGCAACCCCGCTTCATCCGCACGCCCCGCGACGGCGGAGACGAAGACATGCTTCTGGACGGCGACAAGGAGGCGGAAGGGACTGCCTATTTCCGCATCGGCAGCGTCGATCATTCGGCTGACCACAAGCGCCTTCTCTGGGGGTATGACGACAAGGGCTCGGAATTCTACACGCTGATGGTACGCGACATCGCGAGCGGCAACGACCTCGAAGACCGCGTCAGCGATACGGGCGGCTCGGGCGAGTGGGATGCGAGCGGAAAAGGCTTCTTCTACACCCGCCTCGACGCCAACCACCGGCCCTCGAAGACCTTCCACCACACGATCGGCCAGCCGGTCTCGCAGGACCGGCTCGTCTATGAGGAAACCGATCCCGGTTTCTTCACCAGCATCGGCGGCACGCGCCTCAACGACTGGATCATGATCGCCATCAACGATCACGAGACGACGGAGTACCGCGTCATCCCCGCAGACCGTCCCGACGCCCAGCCGGTTCTGGTCAAGGCGCGCGAGGAAGGCATCCAGTACGATCTGGAGGAAGGCGGCGACGTTTTCTTCATCCTGACCAATTCGGGCGGCGCGAAGGATTTCCGCATCATGACCGCGCCGGTCGCCGATCCGCGCGAGGAGAACTGGCAGGAACTCGTGCCCCACGAGCCCGGCCGCCTGATCCTCTCGATCATCGGTTTCCGCGATTTTCTCGTACGCCTGGAGCGCAAGGACGGGCTGCCGCGCATCGTGGTGCGCGAGCGCGCCAGCGGTGACGAGCATGTCGTCGCCTTCGAGGAGGAGGCCTACTCGCTCGGCCTTGCCGGATCCTACGAATATGACACCGACATCATCCGCTTTTCCTACTCGTCCATGACGACGCCTGCGCAGGTCTACGACTACGACATGCGCACCCGCGAGCGCGTCCTTCTGAAGACGCAGGAAGTGCCGTCGGGACATGACGCGGACGCCTATGTGACCCGCAGGCTCATGGCTCCGGCGCCCGATGGCGAACTCGTGCCGATCTCCATCCTCTACCGCGCGGATACGCCGCTCGACGGCACCGCGCCATGCCTGCTCTACGGCTATGGCTCCTACGGCATCGCCATTCCGGCCTCGTTCAACACGAACTGCCTGTCTCTCGTCGATCGCGGCTTCATCTACGCCATCGCGCATGTCAGGGGCGGCAAGGACAAGGGCTATGCCTGGTATGATGCCGGCAAGCGGCAGCACAAGGCGAACACCTTCACCGATTTCATCGCGGCGGGCCGTCACCTCGTCGCCGAGGGCATGACCAGCCACGACCGCATCGTCGCGCAAGGTGGTTCCGCCGGCGGCATGCTGATGGGCGCGGTGGCAAACATGGCGCCTGCCGATTTCGGCGGCATCATCGCCGAAGTACCCTTCGTGGACGTGCTTGCGACGATGCTCGACGCGACGTTGCCGCTGACGCCGCCGGAATGGCCGGAGTGGGGCAATCCGCTGGCGTCGGAGGCCGACTACAAGATCATCGCGTCCTACTCGCCTTACGACAACGTCACGGCCCAGGCCTATCCGCCGATCCTCGCGGTCGCCGGACTGACCGATCCCCGCGTCACCTATTGGGAGCCTGCGAAGTGGGTGGCCCGCCTGCGTGAGCGCAAGACCGACGACAATCCGGTTCTCTTCCGCATCAATCTGGAAGCAGGCCATGCCGGCGCGTCGGGGCGCTTCTCGCGTCTGGAGGAGATCGCCTATGGCTACGCTTTCGCCCTGAAGGTCACCGGGCGCGACGCTGTCGCTCAGTAG
- a CDS encoding cytoplasmic protein produces MGIREEAHQFRLRKNDETHRAGETAALFVLGRIDRDAALSASGEDAKRVRVKLERLIERERLRGMRRHWSYDLNRHIALKQALDRIKASSNP; encoded by the coding sequence TTGGGTATCAGGGAAGAGGCGCACCAGTTCCGGCTGCGCAAGAATGACGAGACGCATCGCGCGGGCGAAACCGCGGCGTTGTTCGTCCTCGGCCGTATCGATCGCGATGCGGCGCTGTCGGCATCCGGGGAGGACGCAAAGCGTGTTCGCGTCAAGCTCGAGCGGTTGATCGAGCGCGAGCGCCTTCGCGGCATGCGCCGGCACTGGAGCTACGACCTCAATCGGCACATCGCGCTCAAGCAGGCGCTCGATCGCATCAAGGCATCGAGCAATCCCTGA
- a CDS encoding cytochrome c, whose translation MKFFILSAAALSLFVSGASADPIAERKELMKERGPLMRVLGPIAQGQQPFDAAAVMDALEKLNTNAEAIDVAALWPEGSETGDTKSSPKIWEDMAGYQAATDKYTAVTQAAVAANPQDLASFRAAFRPVAASCGACHEAYRM comes from the coding sequence ATGAAATTTTTCATCCTGTCCGCCGCCGCGCTATCCCTGTTCGTGTCTGGCGCATCGGCGGATCCGATTGCGGAACGCAAGGAACTTATGAAGGAGCGCGGCCCGCTGATGCGGGTGCTTGGCCCGATCGCCCAGGGACAGCAGCCCTTCGATGCGGCCGCCGTCATGGATGCTCTCGAAAAGCTCAACACCAATGCCGAGGCCATCGACGTCGCGGCACTCTGGCCCGAAGGCAGCGAAACCGGTGATACCAAGTCGTCGCCCAAAATCTGGGAAGACATGGCCGGCTATCAGGCCGCCACAGACAAATATACCGCCGTGACGCAGGCCGCGGTCGCAGCGAACCCGCAGGACCTTGCCTCGTTCCGGGCGGCATTCCGCCCCGTGGCCGCAAGCTGCGGCGCCTGCCACGAAGCCTACCGCATGTAG
- a CDS encoding haloacid dehalogenase type II: MNHSAYVFDAYGTLFDVHAAVRRHAEAIGPDGQLLSEIWRAKQLEYSWVRTLMGSHRDFWQLTQDALDFAFRKVRSADPSLRQTLLDAYWRLDCYPEVPAVLKALKASGARIAILSNGSPAMLESAVRSAALDQVVDEVFSVEAIGRFKTDPLVYDLVTTAWRLYPQAVSFQSSNRWDVAGATKFGFRTVWINRSAQPDEYLDHAPALILPSLEGLLAPG, from the coding sequence ATGAACCACTCGGCCTATGTCTTCGACGCCTACGGCACGCTTTTCGACGTGCACGCAGCCGTTCGCCGTCACGCCGAGGCCATCGGGCCGGACGGGCAGCTCCTTTCCGAAATCTGGCGCGCCAAGCAGCTCGAATACTCCTGGGTCCGCACCCTGATGGGCAGCCATCGCGATTTCTGGCAGTTGACGCAGGACGCGCTCGATTTCGCCTTCCGAAAGGTGCGATCGGCCGATCCGTCACTCCGTCAGACATTGCTCGACGCCTATTGGCGGCTCGACTGCTATCCGGAGGTGCCGGCCGTTCTCAAGGCGCTGAAAGCATCCGGCGCGCGGATTGCCATCCTTTCGAACGGTTCGCCGGCCATGCTCGAGTCCGCCGTGCGGTCGGCAGCACTCGATCAGGTGGTCGACGAGGTGTTTTCAGTCGAGGCCATCGGCCGCTTCAAGACGGACCCGCTGGTGTACGATCTGGTCACGACCGCGTGGCGGCTCTACCCACAGGCCGTGTCATTCCAGTCATCCAACCGATGGGACGTCGCCGGCGCGACGAAATTCGGGTTCCGCACCGTCTGGATCAATCGCAGCGCGCAGCCGGACGAGTATCTCGATCACGCCCCGGCGCTCATCCTGCCGTCCCTCGAAGGCCTGCTCGCACCAGGCTGA
- a CDS encoding superoxide dismutase: protein MAFELPELPYDYEALQPFMSKETLEYHHDKHHKAYVDNGNKLAAEAGLEGKSVEEVVKASFGKNPGLFNNAAQHYNHIHFWKWMKKGGGGKSLPGALQKAIDSDLGGYDKFRADFINAGTTQFGSGWAWLSVKDGKLEISKTPNGENPLVHGAKPILGVDVWEHSYYIDYRNARPKYLEAFVDSLINWDYVLEMHEAASK from the coding sequence ATGGCCTTTGAACTTCCGGAACTGCCGTACGACTACGAGGCGCTTCAGCCCTTCATGTCGAAGGAGACGCTCGAATACCATCACGACAAGCACCACAAGGCGTATGTCGACAATGGTAACAAGCTCGCAGCCGAAGCCGGCCTGGAAGGCAAGTCGGTCGAGGAGGTCGTGAAGGCGTCCTTCGGAAAGAACCCCGGCCTCTTCAACAACGCTGCCCAGCACTACAATCACATCCACTTCTGGAAGTGGATGAAGAAGGGCGGCGGCGGCAAGAGCCTGCCGGGCGCGTTGCAGAAGGCGATCGACAGCGATCTCGGCGGCTATGACAAATTCCGTGCCGACTTCATCAACGCCGGCACCACGCAGTTCGGTTCGGGCTGGGCCTGGCTTTCCGTCAAGGACGGCAAGCTTGAAATCTCCAAGACCCCGAACGGCGAAAACCCGCTCGTTCACGGCGCCAAGCCGATCCTCGGCGTCGATGTCTGGGAGCATTCCTATTACATCGACTACCGCAACGCCCGCCCGAAATACCTCGAGGCGTTCGTCGACAGCCTGATCAACTGGGATTACGTGCTGGAGATGCACGAAGCAGCCTCCAAGTAG
- a CDS encoding branched-chain amino acid aminotransferase codes for MGLSTEAQSATWTYVDGDWHEGNVAIVGPRSHVMWLGSSVFDGARWFEGVAPDLDKHAARVNTSAIALGLKPTMSPDEIVGLTWDGLKKFDGKTAVYIRPMYWAEHGGYMGVPSDPASTRFCLCLYEAPMMPPTGFSVSVSPFRRPTLETMPTNAKAGCLYPNNGRAILEAKMRGFDNALVLDMLGNVAETGTSNIFLVKGGEVFTPAPNGTFLSGITRSRTLTLLSEAGFKTTEKSLTVKDFLEADEVFSSGNHSKIVPVTRVEDRDKQPGPVARKARELYWEWAHSTPAQ; via the coding sequence ATGGGCTTGTCTACGGAAGCGCAATCCGCCACCTGGACCTATGTCGACGGCGACTGGCATGAAGGCAATGTGGCGATCGTCGGCCCGCGCAGCCATGTCATGTGGCTCGGATCGAGCGTCTTCGACGGCGCGCGTTGGTTCGAAGGCGTGGCGCCCGACCTCGACAAGCACGCCGCGCGCGTCAACACGTCGGCGATCGCGCTCGGCCTGAAGCCCACGATGTCGCCCGACGAGATCGTCGGCCTGACATGGGATGGGCTGAAGAAATTCGACGGCAAGACTGCGGTTTATATCCGGCCGATGTATTGGGCCGAACATGGCGGTTACATGGGCGTTCCCTCGGATCCGGCATCGACACGCTTCTGCCTGTGCCTCTATGAGGCGCCGATGATGCCGCCGACCGGGTTCTCGGTGAGCGTTTCGCCCTTCCGGCGCCCGACGCTGGAGACGATGCCCACGAACGCCAAGGCCGGCTGCCTGTATCCCAACAACGGACGCGCCATCCTCGAGGCGAAGATGCGCGGCTTCGACAATGCGCTCGTCCTCGACATGCTTGGCAACGTCGCCGAAACGGGAACGTCGAACATCTTCCTGGTCAAGGGCGGAGAGGTGTTCACGCCGGCGCCGAACGGAACGTTCCTGAGCGGCATCACGCGGTCCCGCACCTTGACGCTGTTGTCCGAAGCAGGCTTCAAGACGACCGAGAAGTCGCTGACGGTGAAGGATTTTCTGGAAGCCGACGAGGTCTTCTCAAGCGGCAACCATTCCAAGATCGTTCCGGTCACGCGCGTCGAAGATCGCGACAAGCAGCCCGGCCCGGTCGCACGCAAGGCCCGCGAACTCTATTGGGAATGGGCCCATTCAACGCCTGCACAATAG